One Archangium violaceum genomic window, TGGTCCTGCGGCAGGTAGCCCATGGAGGCCTGGTGGCCCCAGGTGATCTTCCCCGCGTCCGCCTCCACCTGTCCGGCGAGCATCTTCACCAGGGTGGACTTACCCACGCCGTTGCGGCCGATGACGCAGATCTTCTCGCCCTTGCATACCAGGCCGCTGAAGGGCTGGACGACCGTCTGGCCGTCGTAGCTCTTGGTGATGCCATCGAACTGCAGCGTCTGCTTGCCGCTGGCCTGCTTCACGTCGAAGCGGATGAAGGGCCGCGCGATGTTCGAGCGCTTGAGATCGTCCGTCTTCAGCTTCTCGATCTGCTTGATGCGGCTCTGCACCTGGGAGGCGCGCGTACCGGCGTGGAAGCGGGCGACGAAGTCCTGCAGCTGGGCGATCTTCTTCTTCTTCTCGGAGACCTCGGACTCGACCCGGCTGCGCAGCTGGGCCTTCTGCCTCACCATGTCATCGTAGCCACCGGTGTACTGGATGATGGTCTCGTAATCGATGTCCGCGATGTGCGTGCAGATGGAGTTGAGGAAGTGCCGGTCGTGGCTGATGGTGATGAGCACGCCCTCGAAGGCCATGAGGAACGTCTCCAGCCAGCGGATGGAGGCGATGTCCAGGTTGTTCGTGGGCTCGTCGAGCAGCAGCCCCTGGGGCTTGCCGAAGAGCGCCTGGGCGAGCAGCACGCGCAGCTTGAGGCCGCCGGTGAGCTGCTTCATGGGCCCCTCGTGGGTGGAGGCGGGGATGCCCAGACCCTCGAGCAACGAGGCCGCCTCGGACTCGGCGCTGTAGCCGTCCTCCTCGGCGATGACCATCTCCAGCTCGCCCAGCCGGTTGCCGTCCTCCTCGGTGATGTCGGACTTCGCGAGGATGGTGTCCTTCTCCTTCATGGCGTCCCAGAGGGCCTTGTTGCCCATGAGGACGACATCGAGGACGCGATCGTTCTCGTAGCGGAAGTGGTCCTGGCGGAGGATCCCCAGCTTGTTGGGGCGGGAGATGGTGCCCATGTCCGCTTCCTCGTCTCCCGCGAGGATCTTCATGAACGTGGACTTGCCCGCCCCGTTGGGGCCGGTGAGACCGTAGCGGCGGCCGGGCGAGAAGGCGACGTTGACCTCCTCGAAGAGCTTCTTGGGCCCGTAGGCCTTGGAGACGTTGGTGATGGTGAACATGGGGGCGCTTCTAGCGAAAGGGGGAGGCGGCCGGAAGTGAGGACCCCTTGTAACCCCCGATGAGCGGTCTTCTATGCCCCCGGAGAGGCGGGAATCAGGCCCCATCAGGCAGGCTCCGATGTAGGATGCCCGCCAGATACCTGACTGCCCGCCTGGTGGGCTACCGAGCGGAGTTCCCCCTCGAACCGCTCAGCCGTGGCTCCGCTCTTTCCTGCGCGCGGGCTCCATGGCGTCGCTGGCCCTGGGCTGGGCGTCGGCGTTCTGGATGGGCCCGCCATTGGGCATGATCAGCAGCTGCTTCACCGGGAGCTCCAGGACGTCCTCGAAGCGGAGCCCGCGCGCCTTGAATTCGGCCTCGGAAGGAATGTGGTACTTCACGCCGCCCTGGACCAGGAAGACGCGGGCGCCACCGATGCCTCGTACGAGCGAGCCGTCCGGGAGTCCCGCGGGCTGACGCTTGCCGAAGTAGGCCTCGACGAACGCGTTCTCCACGTGGACGAACGACGACTCCCAGCTGAACTCCTTCACGTAC contains:
- a CDS encoding ABC-F family ATP-binding cassette domain-containing protein, with the translated sequence MFTITNVSKAYGPKKLFEEVNVAFSPGRRYGLTGPNGAGKSTFMKILAGDEEADMGTISRPNKLGILRQDHFRYENDRVLDVVLMGNKALWDAMKEKDTILAKSDITEEDGNRLGELEMVIAEEDGYSAESEAASLLEGLGIPASTHEGPMKQLTGGLKLRVLLAQALFGKPQGLLLDEPTNNLDIASIRWLETFLMAFEGVLITISHDRHFLNSICTHIADIDYETIIQYTGGYDDMVRQKAQLRSRVESEVSEKKKKIAQLQDFVARFHAGTRASQVQSRIKQIEKLKTDDLKRSNIARPFIRFDVKQASGKQTLQFDGITKSYDGQTVVQPFSGLVCKGEKICVIGRNGVGKSTLVKMLAGQVEADAGKITWGHQASMGYLPQDHHGTIRKGTTAFEWLRDINTKLTNEEISGVLGRMLFSGEERMKPTDTLSGGETVRLLLCKLMLNQDNVLIFDEPTNHLDLESISALAEGLQKYEGTAIIVTHDQELISEVATRIWSLEAGKPVNDFNGTFAEFLEKNPYHAAQRR